GGCGGCGTTCAACTCCACGCGGGACTTCCTGTTCCGAAACCGGGGTTTCGGGGACGCGGCGAGCGCGCAGCACAGCCTGTTCGCCACGGCGGCGGCTGCGGGGGGCTTCGCGGGGGCGCACGGCCACGCCACGGATGCCACGGGACACCTGCTCTTCCCGGGACTGCACGAGCAGGCGGCCACGCACGCGTCCTCCAATGTGGTAAACGGCCAGATGCGGCTGGGCTTTTCGGGGGAGATGTACGGCCGCGCAGAGCAGTACGGCCACGTCACGAGCCCCAGGTCCGAGCACTACGCGTCCACGCAGCTCCACGGCTACGGCCCCATGAACATGGCTGCGCATCACGGGGCCGGGGCCTTCTTTCGGTACATGAGGCAGCCCATAAAACAAGAGCTCATCTGCAAGTGGATTGAGCCGGAACAACTGGCGAACCCCAAAAAGTCGTGCAACAAAACTTTCAGCACCATGCACGAGCTCGTCACGCACCTCACCGTGGAGCACGTCGGGGGGCCCGAGCAGTCGAACCACATCTGCTTTTGGGAAGAGTGTCCGCGGGAGGGAAAGCCTTTCAAAGCCAAGTACAAACTTGTGAACCACATCCGAGTGCACACGGGTGAAAAACCCTTCCCGTGTCCCTTCCCGGGCTGCGGGAAAGTGTTCGCCAGATCGGAAAATCTCAAAATCCACAAAAGGACGCACACGGGTAAGAATCGCAGAATCTTTCTCTGCGTGACACTTGTTCCTCTCCTACGCTTGTATATCAtatgtatgttaaaaaaaaaaaaaagagaaaaatttgtCTTATCCGAGAAACTTCTCATATTGCgttatttttgtataattataGTATATTTTGTAGTTCAGATAAATACATCCCGCCTGCCAAAGCTGcctttataatttattaatgcttattacatttattgtagAATATTCTTATTACCTGATCTTAATTGTCGGTGCTGAGATACTTTTAATGCAGGAATAATTATGATTTCGGGTTTAAAGTATTCAAACTGTATGTTCCattgtctttttgtgtgtgtgccaggTGAAAAACCGTTTAAGTGTGAATTCGAGGGCTGCGACAGGCGCTTCGCCAACAGCAGCGACCGTAAGAAACACATGCACGTGCACACGTCGGACAAACCGTACCTGTGCAAAATGTGCGACAAATCGTACACCCACCCGAGCTCCCTCAGAAAACACATGAAGGTAAacgcatgtttttttttttttttttttgctggctcCTTTTTTAATGCAACAATCCTCTCTTCTTTATCGCttgcagttgattttttttttattttattttttttgtgtacgCATGCATTAAAGCGCATAAAAGCGctgaagtatttaaaaaaaaaaaaaaaaaaacttttggggAAAATCTTGGTGTTTTTGATGACTTCAgtggaaattaaaaaaggggggaaataaaGCGCGAAGCTCATTTAAGAATATAATTTGTGCTGTCACCAGAGTTAAGCGCAGTTTGCTAACACactattccttttttttttttttttttcttcttccctcaCTGTCACAGGTTCACGAATCGTCCACGCAAGGGTCACAGCCGTCTCCAGCGGCCAGCTCAGGGTACGAGTCGTCCACGCCGCCCACGATCGTGTCTCCGTccacagagaaccagagcagCAGCTCCATATCACCAGCAGCCTCCACAGTGCATCACACGACGGGCCACAGCGCACTGTCGTCAAATTTTAACGAATGGTACGTTTAAAACGTTAtaacggaaaaaaaaagactgcagatATAGGACTGCGGGGAAGCAAATGTACAATAAGCAAAACCTATAAACGAGGACCGGAAAAGGCGAAAAATCGGAGATGCCTGAACCTTTGGTAAAAAGGTATTAAAAGTAAGTTTGAGCGATGCATGGACTCCGCAAAaggcagaaaatgtgttttgagagaCAAGACTGCACAAGATTTCCAACTGCATGCTGTGGCCTATTTTGTACATACAGATTTactagattaaaaaaagtgtagtattttattttgtaaatagttatattacattttaagggAATgtgtgggtggaaaaaaaatgtggtccCTAGATTTATGGAAAAATGGATGGGTTTTAAGGAACACGATGACTAGTGTTTATTTGATAAGGATGTTATAGATAATgtgttaaaatgtgaattactcAGTATTACTGCAGTCTACACGTCGACCTAACCGACTGTTAgttttaatgtgcttttgtaTACAGTGCAGCCATTTCGTCCTAAGTCCAGTCTGAATAGCACAGTAAATTGTTGTTATTTAATGTTATGTCGATACTTCGTTTTAGTGAAGCCTGGAAATCCGTGTCAATCTGTTTATGTAAGCAgtgatttgaaaaaatataactgtcTATTCCCTTGATTACTGCAAAAAAAGACTAAGTGTGTATATATCAATTTTCCATATTTATCCGCATGTAAAGGGCCGGTATTCCATGTTAGAGATGATCGATATTCATGGCGAATTGCGTTTGTGTGTAAACTTTTGGTTTACACCACTGTTTGGTTACATTTCGTACAGTATTAaagacttaaaaaaacaaaaacgcaAAGTAACTGAGTTCAGCATTTTTCCCCACGAGCATTTTTTCTTCccaagtggaaaaattcaatGAATAACGTGAGTAATTAAAGTATCCTGTAGAAtggtatgtttttattttcatccatTATTAAATAACACTTTAGTCTGTTTTAGATCCCACtgttttaaatcactgcaatattttaaaacattttttctgcttcGACTAGTAGGATGTTTTTATGTGGAAACTTAGGTTAGTACGCATATGGGTACTCTTTCCGAAGGATTAATGACATATTTTTGTCTGGATAACGGTGACCAAGAACATATAGTATTCATGGATTAAATTTTTGCAGGATTAAAGttttaatgatattttctcCGTGTTAAACCGCCTTGTCCAGGGAATTGTGTGGACAAAAACGATAATTACtactttaaatgaaattacCTCAATCTATTTAGCACTGAACGCTTGTTTCAACAGCAAATTCGATTCCTGATGTTTAACTTGATGGCTTGTAACAAAAggaggctttaaaaaaaacatattaacgTAGGAACCATTCAGCTTTGTCCCCCTCAGTGGGACCACCTCAGATACGCTGGAGTTACGTGCAGTGCGTTAACACTACGAGTCGTCGTTACTCAAGGACTGAATAAAGTCCACTATTCAGATTTaagtttgcaaaacaaaatatggaaaattacattaaaatcgATTTCGGTGTTCTATGGCCTGTCTCTTTTCCCTCCTCCATGACTTACCCCAATTTACATGTACTCAAATTCCACGCGCACGAAGTTTTGAGCTGCTCCACATTTGTGTTCGTTTACGCGGCCCTCAAATAATAGGCGATTTTtcttgattgttttgtttttcctttcccacccaaatatttttaaatattagtgGACGGATGGCGCCACCTTGCACAAGCTATGAATTTTACACGGAATAGTTGTGAAATATTTGCCCTTATTTAGCGCAGTTTACAATGAAGCCAAAAAACAATGTATGTAAAGTTCGTTTGCACTTTTGAGCGTTCttatgcgcgcgcgcgcgcgtgtgtgtgtgtgtgtgtgtgtgtgtgtgtgtgtgtgggtgggaatgggggggggggggtggtggctgTGTGCACACTCCTGTACATGGAAGTGAAAATGTAGGTAAATAGGAACGTAAGACTTCCAAAATAGTCattagaatatatatatttatatttggtcTTCATGGGCCattatgttttgaaatgtgtgaGTGACGCCAACATTATGAAATGTTCAGCTCTATTTAACAGAATCTGTGGACTGTTGTAAAAAAGGAGCAGATTCACATTAATAtgcccgcccccccccgacATATTCTCCGTTAGAACAGGGAGTGTTGATGCGCCGATCTATTCCACAGAATGCATCGTTTATGTCGGACAAGACCGCGATTTCTCCACTCCTTCACCACTGCTGGCGCGTTTACTACTGAAAAACCCGAAGACGGGcgatagaatttttttttttacgccaTACTTGCTGTTACGCGCGTTATTCGCCACGTACCGTTTAACGCATTTCCACTTACGTAACTGTTCGAGGTGCGAGACGAATGCATGGCCATATCAACAACTTGTGTATATCTAAGATGTTAATATTTTAGTAATTATTAAATGTTAGGTGCTGCTGGTAAGTGAACCCTGTGCTTTAGGCGAAGTGTTTCGATTTGCGGCGCGTTGCGCAAAAGCGCACAGAGTCCAAGTGACCGGTTTTCACTTTTCACCACGAGTGGAAGTAGAGGAATTTGGCAACGTTCTTATTTTAATAACGGCATTTGCAGGtgagcaaatttttttttccgcacgtaaaaatgttttatttgtgttttgagATCAAACGGGTTTTCACTAGTGCTGAAGAACGTTACAATGTAACTTACACACTTGTACTTCACAGGCCGTGTAACAATATCATGTGTGGTCTTTGCTCTTGTTTTTGCACATGTTGTACTCGGTGTAAACCTTGAGTAATATACCTCACTTTTCTGAAATACAATAGTACGAATGTTTTTCGAACGTCCCAGTGGCTTTGTATCGTGCTCACTTTTTCTGAGGCCTGCTCATTTTCAGATCGGAGATCCCCCGCCTATTTTCGTTTACGAAGCcactcttttaaaaaattaacgtttaaaaaaagaaaaagaaaaaaaaaaactgacttggAATTTAAACTTCCACAGGTACATTTTTCTCTTGTGTAAAACTGAACTGACAAGCACAGTATAACTTCACCCCCACAACACACATCCCATTCCGATACATAATTAAAACtctactgtattttatatttatacaaattaGGGGTGGTATTCACTTCTCGCAGCACTTAATTTTTTGTCTGTCTTCAAAATATTCAGTATTTTCTTTATGAAAAGTGGAGCATGATTGTGCTAGAAATGGGAGATATGAACtatgtattactttttttttttagtatttcaaGATGAGTTGTTGAAAAGTACCTGTATTCAGGAAGACTCACTCAAATAATGTACAGGAATTTGTAGCTTGTAACTTGATTCATCCCGGATCTGTCTGTTCATCGCTTATTTCCGCTACAGAATAATTCACAAACCCTAATCCAAGAAAATGGACTTGCCTCATAATCCTCTTTCCAAATAAACCATGAAGATGGGCAATAAGAGTTGGGGTTGAATGCAAAGATGTGCAGCccaaaaaaaagactgcagcaGAAATTTAACACTAAAAATACACTAATATTGTTTCAATAAGCAACCACCAATAGCTCAATATCCATTTTAAAACTGACCAAAATGAATTAAAGATTTTTGAACCATTTGTTGATTTGGTTAAAAACCCCAGCTACAGAAATCTTTACAGTGTTAAGTATTTTTTCTGAGTTCTACAGCCttgacaaatgtaaaaaaatcaacTGCGAACAATCTAGATCTTAAGGAAATCAATGgggcaaattttaaaaatacgtaatacattaaatcaaattaataagGGGTGTCCATTAAGTACCAGgacataaacaaaaatgcatgaatTCCACTCTGCAGCTCTCAGGTATTTTATCTTTGTCCCTCTTACATAAAAATAGAACCCCACACCCCTTCAGCTGTGGTGTGGCTGACCTTTGGCTGACTTGGAAAGCGTTAGACAGTACAGGACTACACTTGCGTACAGCATCAGTTGAATAATGTGCTCTCACACACGTTTTCTGTACGCAAGTGGCCTTCTAGGGTCACCAGCTTCTTTCCACATGCATATTTGTATTTGCCGTGAAACGCTCTGCACTACAGTGACAGTGGCAGTAATGTGAGAAGTGAGGTGACACTGCAGTGACGTCTCACTGGTTTGCTCTGCGAGTAAATGTGAACTAACCGGACCGCATCCCTCTAAATTGTGTTTCAATATAGCCATGGGCTGTCTCTCTGCGAAATTAAATGGAGTCTGAAATCTCTGTTTATTGATAAATGGAGTGCTTTGCTGCTGGTCTCGTGCATTTTTTGTGGAGTTTAATAGCTGAcgtcattacaaaaaaaaacctttaattgTTAGAGAGTTGCCACTGGCTGCtggtaagattttttttttttttttttgcgatatTCAGCAAGCaaagaatgtttttaattaataccCTTTTCCCCCTGAacaatttaccaaaaaaaattgcataaataaGCATGTGTTACCTTTACGTAATTCACACAAAAATCAGTTCAGTACTGTAGATAGCGAGGCACATATGGATAAGTTGTTAGTTGAATATTGATTCATGATTTGACCTGCACAAAATTCAAGGTTTGATCCACCTTACTCCATGAGCAGATCTTTTCCATTATGTGTCATATGACTTTTTGACCCTGTTACCATTAGTCTGAGGTCTCTGAGGTGCCGTTGGGTTCAGACCACAGAAGGTTTGCGGTCTGCTGACATTGCCTGTCCTCTTGCTAAAGTGGACTCGCTCTTGGCGTCCTCTTAGGGGCGCAGGCCTTACCTTCCCCActtgaaattaatacaaaataagTACAACAATTTCAGTCAAATACTCTTAGAACTATGAAGCATGAAAAGATAAGTAATCTGCAGTATGAACAAAATGCCATaacagaaataatacatttgtatGTAGACGTCTCATTTAAATTTAGTATTCTCAACTACTTATTTAAATTTAGCTCTTTCAAATTTTAAGACATAGCTTGCAGTGTACATTAACTGTTGGTTACATTTGGCGGGGTGCGTAAAAAGCTTCAATTGCCTATGCAATTTTAGCCTTATTGTGCTGGGAAgcggtatatttacattttatggaAGAAAGCAGCTTGTGGACATCTGTTCTTTTAATTGCCACTCATCTGAATGATAAATGATCATATCTGGACTTATAGCAGTAGCTTGGAGCACTCACATAATAACATTTGTTActgagtgttttatttttagtgttattgtataatttacatattagattttttaaaattttataattaaatttatgtCAGTCATCTAACCATTAACTAGTCTCAttggtattcttactgtatcttATTTTTATATGCTAATTAGGAAGAAAATGGTGATGTTGAGAAATTTTACTGTGAGAAATCAGTTTAACAATATTTATTCaaagtaattaatattaattagtaCAGAAGAATGTTGTCAGAGGTAGACTGATGCGTTTCACACGTCTTAAAGGGTTAAATGTTTGGTAAAGGCCACTGCTAAGTAGGAATGTTATATCTAATATTTATTGCTGTAAGACATCTGCTTTTCTATACagtgaatgtacagtatttcctGTGCTATGTATGGCAGTACTTCATTACTATGCAATTCAGACAGTTCTCTTGCACTTAATGTAGATTAAATGTGAATACAccaaactaattaaaaaaatatgttatgGAAAACTGATTTGCAATTAACATAATCACTGACCTCATTAATATTGTGCATTGAAccaggagaggaagagagagagtgggggaaaaaaaaaaaaaactttttccctTAGTTATTGAAGGAAGGTTTCCTGTACCGTTTAAGCCCTGCACCAACCTGCATTACAGAAAAGGTTAAGGTAATCTTTTGACATGATATAATGTTCTTTACTTATTTAAGTGATGCAAATTCTTAACTAACAGATTAATACCGGATATATTGTAGTACATCAGCTCTTCACAGGTGTTGCAAAAACACATTAGTATAAAAAAAGACCTCACTGAGTGTGTTTGCTATTAAGATGGAGATTATAGgcagtactttttaaaaactgcatggGCTCGTGGGGTTCATATTACGGGTTCATAAGATTTTCAGTGCCAAGGTGTTATTCATCAACATACCTTTAAGAAGACATCGTACCTTGACCTTAGCACTCGAAGACAGACAGTACAGTCTTgaactgaacccacatccttgtttaattttaataaaatgcagtaaaacattttgtgcAGAAAAGGAGGGGTACAAACCCTACTGTAAAGTTGGATTTTGGATTCACCAGAATTAACCGATCTATTGTGAAACACGCTGGTCCTtgattctatctatctatctatctatctatctatctatctatctatctatctcggTGGGTGTGTCCTACAGATTTATGCTCCTCCTCTTATGGGACAAGAGGATGGCCTTATCTGCTTTCAGTTACCTCTCTGAATGATAAATGAAGGTTTATAAGCCCTCAGTGTCTATAAACACCACTGAAGTATGAATATCCATCACTAAACGTGCAAGAATGTTCTCCTGGCTGCATCACCCAAATCCTGAATATGCGTCTATTACTGGTGTCTTTCCACACTCCTACATACCATGTATCAAAAGTAACccacaaaacatttatacagttgaacaacagaaataatttcaaaatgcttTATTCTTATGAATGGcatcacattttctgaaattccaATATAGCACTTTGACCATGAGCACATAATGCACTGCGTCTGTCAGAAGCAGTGGGGCACATGTGATGTTGTCTCAATGAAATGGATTTCAGTGTTATTACATCTTCCAAAGCTCATGTCTGTTTAGTCGTTTATTGTTGCTGACAACCCGAGGTTCCGGTTGGATTCAATTAGGTACTGAATTTCTCCTTCCCTGGCAGATGATTGGCACTCTTTGAAGCAATGCATGAAATGCCATTCAaatagagctgctgctctgttCTTTATTAGATTATGTAAAACTGTGATGTTTGATGTTCAGAAGATGAGCTTCTTGACAGTTTATACTAGAAACTGTCACTTCATAAGTGGAAAACTTGATGGTGCTTATACCTGGGTCAATTTGTTTGAAAAGATATAACATTGACCAGTTGAGAAATTacctctttttttcttgttttcactgGAATACAATAAATAATCTTGAAACGAATATAATGTGGGGTAATTACCCCTCTACGGAATCTCACACCAGTGGACATTTGAGTTTGTGAATGTAACTCTGAAGTACATAGGCTGACTGCCTCTTTTATaagtttttgcctttttcaatCTCCTTATCAATTAGTCTGAAAGCAGAGGTCAAGAGGAAGTGGAAGCAGGGCGCATTGCGGGACACCGGCCGAGCGAACCCGTTCTCTTGCAAATGAAAGCATCACCGACGTCTATTACCTTAACATTAACTTAAGGTTTTTCTCAAGCGATGACACATTTTAGGCCATTTCCTTCCTTgtactttttaataaagaataCAGTT
The window above is part of the Scleropages formosus chromosome 19, fSclFor1.1, whole genome shotgun sequence genome. Proteins encoded here:
- the zic1 gene encoding zinc finger protein ZIC 1 — its product is MLLDAGPQYPAIGVTTFGSSRHHSTGEVTDREVALGINPFADGMGAFKINPGAHDLGSGQTAFTSQAPGYAAALGHHHHHPTHVSSYSTAAFNSTRDFLFRNRGFGDAASAQHSLFATAAAAGGFAGAHGHATDATGHLLFPGLHEQAATHASSNVVNGQMRLGFSGEMYGRAEQYGHVTSPRSEHYASTQLHGYGPMNMAAHHGAGAFFRYMRQPIKQELICKWIEPEQLANPKKSCNKTFSTMHELVTHLTVEHVGGPEQSNHICFWEECPREGKPFKAKYKLVNHIRVHTGEKPFPCPFPGCGKVFARSENLKIHKRTHTGEKPFKCEFEGCDRRFANSSDRKKHMHVHTSDKPYLCKMCDKSYTHPSSLRKHMKVHESSTQGSQPSPAASSGYESSTPPTIVSPSTENQSSSSISPAASTVHHTTGHSALSSNFNEWYV